One window from the genome of Maylandia zebra isolate NMK-2024a linkage group LG18, Mzebra_GT3a, whole genome shotgun sequence encodes:
- the LOC101484190 gene encoding tumor necrosis factor receptor superfamily member 14: MLSVLLIFGYAAVFMVPVLSCQPKEYKTNGGQCCPTCNKGRVVQRDCTAFSGTQCRSCEMGTFMNQPNGLYNCFPCTACDTGHGLFVKQNCTATTDTVCDVLNGYYCKGLIDSNGCSLAEKHSQCEAGQRIKEPGTSRSDTVCEDCQPGFFSKDGVNCTGWKTCSESQIKVEEGNSTSDVVCRSASRHRYFFISSVVLFLIIVICLVTTGFVKARKPDKSRK, encoded by the exons ATGCTGTCTGTGTTACTTATCTTCG GATATGCCGCCGTCTTCATGGTGCCCGTGTTATCGTGTCAACCAAAGGAGTATAAAACAAATGGTGGACAGTGCTGCCCGACGTGCAACAAAG GTAGAGTTGTTCAGAGAGACTGCACAGCATTTTCAGGAACTCAGTGCCGTTCTTGTGAGATGGGGACCTTTATGAACCAACCCAACGGCCTGTATAACTGTTTCCCCTGCACTGCCTGTGACACAG gtcaTGGTCTCTTTGTCAAGCAGAACTGTACAGCAACAACTGACACAGTGTGTGATGTTTTAAATGGATATTACTGCAAAGGTTTGATAGACAGTAACGGATGTAGTTTGGCAGAGAAACATTCACAGTGTGAAGCTGGTCAGAGGATAAAAGAACCTG GAACCAGCAGAAGTGACACAGTGTGTGAAGACTGTCAGCCAGGCTTTTTTTCCAAGGACGGTGTGAACTGCACAGGTTGGAAAAC TTGCTCTGAGAGCCAGATTAAAGTTGAAGAAGGAAACTCAACCAGTGACGTTGTCTGTAGAAGCGCATCAAGACATCgttacttttttatttcatctgtTGTGCTTTTCCTAATAATAGTAATTTGCCTTGTGACAACAGGATTTGTGAAAGCAAG GAAACCAGATAAGAGCAGAAAATAA
- the LOC101483435 gene encoding tumor necrosis factor receptor superfamily member 14 isoform X5, translating to MLACDIMVSVFLVFACRAASVVSAVSCHTKEYATRDGQCCPMCQEGTVVQRDCTAYSGTRCRSCDLGTFMNQLNGLSNCFPCTTCDTGHGLFVKRNCTAKTDTVCDVLNGYYCKGLIDSNGCSLAEKHSQCEAGQKIKESGTSRSDTVCEDCQPGFFSKDGVKCTAWKTNSLHRQWML from the exons ATGTTAGCCTGTGATATCATGGTTTCTGTGTTCCTCGTATTTG CATGTCGCGCTGCCTCCGTGGTTTCTGCGGTGTCTTGTCACACAAAGGAGTATGCAACAAGGGATGGGCAGTGCTGTCCGATGTGCCAAGAAG GTACAGTTGTTCAGAGAGACTGCACAGCATATTCAGGAACTCGGTGCCGTTCCTGTGACCTGGGGACTTTCATGAACCAACTCAATGGTCTATCTAACTGTTTCCCCTGCACTACCTGTGATACAG gtcatgGTCTCTTTGTCAAGCGGAACTGTACAGCAAAAACTGACACAGTGTGTGACGTTTTAAATGGATATTACTGCAAAGGTTTGATCGACAGTAATGGATGTAGTTTGGCAGAGAAACATTCACAGTGTGAAGCTGGTCAGAAGATAAAAGAATCTG GAACCAGCAGAAGTGACACAGTGTGTGAAGACTGTCAGCCAGGCTTCTTTTCCAAGGACGGTGTGAAGTGCACTGCTTGGAAAAC GAACAGCCTCCACAGACAGTGGATGCTCTGA
- the LOC101483435 gene encoding tumor necrosis factor receptor superfamily member 5 isoform X4, translated as MRISPGTVVQRDCTAYSGTRCRSCDLGTFMNQLNGLSNCFPCTTCDTGHGLFVKRNCTAKTDTVCDVLNGYYCKGLIDSNGCSLAEKHSQCEAGQKIKESGTSRSDTVCEDCQPGFFSKDGVKCTAWKTCSNQQIKVKGSSTSDVVCGRTSSQHYFVFLPFLLCSVAFTSLVTAKKKKEGKKMTF; from the exons atgaggatatcaccag GTACAGTTGTTCAGAGAGACTGCACAGCATATTCAGGAACTCGGTGCCGTTCCTGTGACCTGGGGACTTTCATGAACCAACTCAATGGTCTATCTAACTGTTTCCCCTGCACTACCTGTGATACAG gtcatgGTCTCTTTGTCAAGCGGAACTGTACAGCAAAAACTGACACAGTGTGTGACGTTTTAAATGGATATTACTGCAAAGGTTTGATCGACAGTAATGGATGTAGTTTGGCAGAGAAACATTCACAGTGTGAAGCTGGTCAGAAGATAAAAGAATCTG GAACCAGCAGAAGTGACACAGTGTGTGAAGACTGTCAGCCAGGCTTCTTTTCCAAGGACGGTGTGAAGTGCACTGCTTGGAAAAC TTGCTCAAACCAACAGATAAAGGTCAAAGGAAGCTCGACCAGTGACGTTGTCTGTGGGAGAACATCAAGTCAACAttactttgtgtttttaccttttttgctttgctcAGTAGCATTTACTAGCCTTGTGACAG caaagaagaagaaggaagggaaaaaaatgactttttaa
- the LOC101483435 gene encoding tumor necrosis factor receptor superfamily member 5 isoform X1, whose product MLACDIMVSVFLVFACRAASVVSAVSCHTKEYATRDGQCCPMCQEGTVVQRDCTAYSGTRCRSCDLGTFMNQLNGLSNCFPCTTCDTGHGLFVKRNCTAKTDTVCDVLNGYYCKGLIDSNGCSLAEKHSQCEAGQKIKESGTSRSDTVCEDCQPGFFSKDGVKCTAWKTCSNQQIKVKGSSTSDVVCGRTSSQHYFVFLPFLLCSVAFTSLVTAKKKKEGKKMTF is encoded by the exons ATGTTAGCCTGTGATATCATGGTTTCTGTGTTCCTCGTATTTG CATGTCGCGCTGCCTCCGTGGTTTCTGCGGTGTCTTGTCACACAAAGGAGTATGCAACAAGGGATGGGCAGTGCTGTCCGATGTGCCAAGAAG GTACAGTTGTTCAGAGAGACTGCACAGCATATTCAGGAACTCGGTGCCGTTCCTGTGACCTGGGGACTTTCATGAACCAACTCAATGGTCTATCTAACTGTTTCCCCTGCACTACCTGTGATACAG gtcatgGTCTCTTTGTCAAGCGGAACTGTACAGCAAAAACTGACACAGTGTGTGACGTTTTAAATGGATATTACTGCAAAGGTTTGATCGACAGTAATGGATGTAGTTTGGCAGAGAAACATTCACAGTGTGAAGCTGGTCAGAAGATAAAAGAATCTG GAACCAGCAGAAGTGACACAGTGTGTGAAGACTGTCAGCCAGGCTTCTTTTCCAAGGACGGTGTGAAGTGCACTGCTTGGAAAAC TTGCTCAAACCAACAGATAAAGGTCAAAGGAAGCTCGACCAGTGACGTTGTCTGTGGGAGAACATCAAGTCAACAttactttgtgtttttaccttttttgctttgctcAGTAGCATTTACTAGCCTTGTGACAG caaagaagaagaaggaagggaaaaaaatgactttttaa
- the LOC101483435 gene encoding tumor necrosis factor receptor superfamily member 5 isoform X2 yields MRISPACRAASVVSAVSCHTKEYATRDGQCCPMCQEGTVVQRDCTAYSGTRCRSCDLGTFMNQLNGLSNCFPCTTCDTGHGLFVKRNCTAKTDTVCDVLNGYYCKGLIDSNGCSLAEKHSQCEAGQKIKESGTSRSDTVCEDCQPGFFSKDGVKCTAWKTCSNQQIKVKGSSTSDVVCGRTSSQHYFVFLPFLLCSVAFTSLVTAKKKKEGKKMTF; encoded by the exons atgaggatatcaccag CATGTCGCGCTGCCTCCGTGGTTTCTGCGGTGTCTTGTCACACAAAGGAGTATGCAACAAGGGATGGGCAGTGCTGTCCGATGTGCCAAGAAG GTACAGTTGTTCAGAGAGACTGCACAGCATATTCAGGAACTCGGTGCCGTTCCTGTGACCTGGGGACTTTCATGAACCAACTCAATGGTCTATCTAACTGTTTCCCCTGCACTACCTGTGATACAG gtcatgGTCTCTTTGTCAAGCGGAACTGTACAGCAAAAACTGACACAGTGTGTGACGTTTTAAATGGATATTACTGCAAAGGTTTGATCGACAGTAATGGATGTAGTTTGGCAGAGAAACATTCACAGTGTGAAGCTGGTCAGAAGATAAAAGAATCTG GAACCAGCAGAAGTGACACAGTGTGTGAAGACTGTCAGCCAGGCTTCTTTTCCAAGGACGGTGTGAAGTGCACTGCTTGGAAAAC TTGCTCAAACCAACAGATAAAGGTCAAAGGAAGCTCGACCAGTGACGTTGTCTGTGGGAGAACATCAAGTCAACAttactttgtgtttttaccttttttgctttgctcAGTAGCATTTACTAGCCTTGTGACAG caaagaagaagaaggaagggaaaaaaatgactttttaa
- the LOC101483435 gene encoding tumor necrosis factor receptor superfamily member 5 isoform X3: MLACDIMVSVFLVFACRAASVVSAVSCHTKEYATRDGQCCPMCQEGTVVQRDCTAYSGTRCRSCDLGTFMNQLNGLSNCFPCTTCDTGHGLFVKRNCTAKTDTVCDVLNGYYCKGLIDSNGCSLAEKHSQCEAGQKIKESGTSRSDTVCEDCQPGFFSKDGVKCTAWKTCSNQQIKVKGSSTSDVVCGRTSSQHYFVFLPFLLCSVAFTSLVTG, translated from the exons ATGTTAGCCTGTGATATCATGGTTTCTGTGTTCCTCGTATTTG CATGTCGCGCTGCCTCCGTGGTTTCTGCGGTGTCTTGTCACACAAAGGAGTATGCAACAAGGGATGGGCAGTGCTGTCCGATGTGCCAAGAAG GTACAGTTGTTCAGAGAGACTGCACAGCATATTCAGGAACTCGGTGCCGTTCCTGTGACCTGGGGACTTTCATGAACCAACTCAATGGTCTATCTAACTGTTTCCCCTGCACTACCTGTGATACAG gtcatgGTCTCTTTGTCAAGCGGAACTGTACAGCAAAAACTGACACAGTGTGTGACGTTTTAAATGGATATTACTGCAAAGGTTTGATCGACAGTAATGGATGTAGTTTGGCAGAGAAACATTCACAGTGTGAAGCTGGTCAGAAGATAAAAGAATCTG GAACCAGCAGAAGTGACACAGTGTGTGAAGACTGTCAGCCAGGCTTCTTTTCCAAGGACGGTGTGAAGTGCACTGCTTGGAAAAC TTGCTCAAACCAACAGATAAAGGTCAAAGGAAGCTCGACCAGTGACGTTGTCTGTGGGAGAACATCAAGTCAACAttactttgtgtttttaccttttttgctttgctcAGTAGCATTTACTAGCCTTGTGACAGGTTAG